Below is a genomic region from Nocardioides panacis.
TTCCCGCGCATCGGTTCCGTCTGCGCGTTGTAGGCCTTGCAGAACTCCATGATGTTCACGCCGTGGGGACCGAGAGCGGTACCCACCGGCGGAGCAGGAGTTGCCGCCCCGGCCTGCAGCTGCACCTTGACCAGGGCAGCGATCTTCTTCTTGGGAGGCATGTTTCCTTGGGTCCTTACGTGGTTGTAGCTGGGTGTTTCGCGAGCTTCGTGAGGATCTCGGTCAGACCTTCTGGATCTGGCTGAAGCTCAGCTCGACCGGGGTCTCCCGGCCGAAGATCTCGACGAGGGCCTTGACCCTCTGGGACTCCGCGTTGATCTCGGTGATCGTCGCGTGCAGCGTGGCGAACGGGCCGTCGACCACCATGACCGAGTCGGACACGTCGAAGTCCGCGACCTCGACCTTCTTCTTCGGCGCGCCGGTACGGCCGCCGCCCTGGTCGGGCGCTGCGGCCTCGGCCTCGGCCTGGACGGCCGGGGCGAGCATGCTCTCGACCTCGTCGAGGCTCAGCGGCACCGGCTGGTGGCTGTGGCCGACGAAGCCGGTGACGGACGGCGTGTGGCGTACGGCGGCCCAGGACTCGTCCGTGAGGTCCATCCGGACCAGGACGTAGCCGGGCAGCACGGTGCGCCGGACCAGCTTGCGCTGGCCGTTCTTGATCTCCGCGACCTCTTCGGTCGGGACGATCACCTCGTGGATGTAGTCCTCCATGTTCAGGGACGTGATCCGGTTCTCGAGGTTCGCCTTCACCCGGTTCTCCATGCCGGAGTAGGTGTGCACCACGAACCAGTCGCCGACCTTGGCGCGCAGCGCCTCGCGGAACTCGGCGAGCACGTCGGACGGGGCGTCGTCGTCAGACTCCGCGGCGTCGGACTCGGAGGCCTCGTCGGTCCCGGACTCGGAGGCCTCGTCGGCATCGGACTCGGAGGCCTCGTCGGTCTCGGACGCGGACCCGGCGTCGTCGGTCTCAGCGACCGCGGCGTCCGTCTCGGAGTCGGCCGGGGCGTCCGTCTCGGAGTCGGCCGCTGCGTCCGCGGCGACCTCCTCGTCGGTGGGCAGGTCGTCGGGAAGGTCCGTCGACGCGTCCGTGGACGGGTCGACGACCGACTGCTCGGCGGCATCGGTCGAGGTAGCTCCCTGGAGCTCTTCGTCGTACTGCTGCGACACGGTTACTCAGTCACCTTCATCGTTGTGGGTCCTGCCTGGTGGTGCGGGCCGGAGGACCCGGTGTTGGCTAGCCGAAGACCTTGAAGACCAGCCGGCCGAACGCGAGGTCGAGCAGCGACACGATCGTCATGACTACGAGCACGAACACCAGGACCACGAGGAAGTACGTGATCAGCTGCTGCTGCGTCGGCCAGACGACCTTGCGGAGCTCGGCGACGATCTGGCGGTAGAACGTGGTCGGGGTCGTCCGCTTGCCGCTCGACGAGGTCGAGCCCACGGGGCGGCTCTGCGTCACGGTCCTCCACCTTTCGTTCCGTCCGGATCCGGTGTGCCCGGATCCGTTGGCTGGTCGGCCACCCGCCCGGATCCGGTCCGCGCGGGGTCTTGCAGGGCACGAGGGACTTGAACCCCCAACCTTCGGTTTTGGAGACCGATGCTCTGCCAGTTGAGCTAGTGCCCTCCGGGGGACCTCGTCCAGATGCGGGCATGCCGATCAAGGGTGAGATCCACCAAACGTGAAGCATACGGGCCGGTCCCAGGCGAAGTCGAACCGAGTGTGGACCCGGCAGGCACGAGACGGCGGGCAGTGCGAGCATAGGTTCATGAGCGAAGCCCTCCCCAGCACCGGTGCCGGCTCCGGCACCCGCCGCCGCATCTCCGCCCGCATCGGCGGCATCGCCGAGTCCGCGACCCTCGCGGTCGACGCCAAGGCCAAGGCCCTCAAGGCCGCCGGGCGCCCCGTGATCGGGTTCGGCGCCGGCGAGCCGGACTTCCCGACCCCCGACTACATCGTCGAGGCGGCCGTGGAGGCCTGCCGCGACCCCCGCAACCACCGCTACACGCCGGCGGGCGGCCTGCCGGAGCTCAAGAAGGCGATCGTGGACAAGACGCTGCGGGACTCCGGGTACACCGTGACCCCCGCCCAGGTGCTGGTCACCAACGGCGGCAAGCAGGCGATCTACGAGGCCTTCGCGACGATCCTCGACCCCGGCGACGAGGTGCTGCTGCCGGCGCCGTACTGGACGACCTACCCCGAGGCGATCCGGCTCGCGGGCGGCGTGCCGGTCGAGATCCTGGCCGACGAGACCCAGGGCTACAAGGTCACCGTCGACCAGCTCGAGGCCGCGCTGACCGACCGCACGAAGGCGATGCTGTTCTGCTCGCCGTCGAACCCGACCGGTGCGGTCGACGGCCCCGAGGAGGTCGAGGCGATCGGCCGCTGGCTGCTCGACCAGGGCCTGTGGGTGGTCACCGACGAGATCTACGAGCACCTCACCTACGGCGACACCGTCACCACCTCCCTGCCCGTCGTGGTCCCCGAGCTCGCGGACCGCTGCATCGTGGTCAACGGGGTCGCGAAGACCTACGCGATGACCGGGTGGCGGGTGGGCTGGCTGCTCGGTCCCGCCGACGTCGTCAAGGCCGCCACGAACCTGCAGTCGCACCAGACCTCCAACGTCAACAACGTCGCGCAGCGCGCCGCGATCGCGGCCCTGGAGGGCGACCTGACCGCGGTCGCCGAGATGCGCGAGGCGTTCGACCGGCGGCGCCGGACGATGGTCCGGATGCTCAACGAGATCCCCGGGGTCGAGTGCCCCGAGCCGACCGGCGCGTTCTACGCCTACCCCTCGGTCAAGGGCGTCCTCGGCCGCGAGATCGAGGGCCGGACCGCGAGCACCTCGGCCGAGCTGGCCGAGATCATCCTGGAGCAGGCGGAGGTCGCCGTCGTGCCGGGCGAGGCGTTCGGCGCACCGGGCTACCTGCGGCTGTCCTACGCGCTCGGGGACGAGGACCTGGTCGAGGGCGTGGCCCGGATCCAGAAGCTGCTCGGCTGAGTGGTCTCCCTTCGAGACGCCTCGCTCCTCGGCTCCTCGGGACGAGCGACAGCCACCACCCGGGCTGACGCGGCCCCCGCACGGGACCTGCGGACGCTGCCCAAGGCGCACCTGCACCTGCACTTCACCGGCTCGATGCGCCACGAGACGCTCGTCGAGCTGGCCGCCCGGGACGGGATCGTGCTGCCGGACGCCCTGGTGGAGGACTGGCCGCCGCGGCTGTCGGCCGCTGACGAGAAGGGCTGGTTCCGCTTCCAGCGGCTCTACGACGTGGCCCGCTCGGTGCTGCGGACCCCGGACGACGTCCGCCGGCTGGTCCGCGAGGCGGCCGAGGACGACGTGG
It encodes:
- the nusG gene encoding transcription termination/antitermination protein NusG codes for the protein MSQQYDEELQGATSTDAAEQSVVDPSTDASTDLPDDLPTDEEVAADAAADSETDAPADSETDAAVAETDDAGSASETDEASESDADEASESGTDEASESDAAESDDDAPSDVLAEFREALRAKVGDWFVVHTYSGMENRVKANLENRITSLNMEDYIHEVIVPTEEVAEIKNGQRKLVRRTVLPGYVLVRMDLTDESWAAVRHTPSVTGFVGHSHQPVPLSLDEVESMLAPAVQAEAEAAAPDQGGGRTGAPKKKVEVADFDVSDSVMVVDGPFATLHATITEINAESQRVKALVEIFGRETPVELSFSQIQKV
- the secE gene encoding preprotein translocase subunit SecE; translation: MTQSRPVGSTSSSGKRTTPTTFYRQIVAELRKVVWPTQQQLITYFLVVLVFVLVVMTIVSLLDLAFGRLVFKVFG
- a CDS encoding pyridoxal phosphate-dependent aminotransferase, with product MSEALPSTGAGSGTRRRISARIGGIAESATLAVDAKAKALKAAGRPVIGFGAGEPDFPTPDYIVEAAVEACRDPRNHRYTPAGGLPELKKAIVDKTLRDSGYTVTPAQVLVTNGGKQAIYEAFATILDPGDEVLLPAPYWTTYPEAIRLAGGVPVEILADETQGYKVTVDQLEAALTDRTKAMLFCSPSNPTGAVDGPEEVEAIGRWLLDQGLWVVTDEIYEHLTYGDTVTTSLPVVVPELADRCIVVNGVAKTYAMTGWRVGWLLGPADVVKAATNLQSHQTSNVNNVAQRAAIAALEGDLTAVAEMREAFDRRRRTMVRMLNEIPGVECPEPTGAFYAYPSVKGVLGREIEGRTASTSAELAEIILEQAEVAVVPGEAFGAPGYLRLSYALGDEDLVEGVARIQKLLG